In one Cottoperca gobio chromosome 12, fCotGob3.1, whole genome shotgun sequence genomic region, the following are encoded:
- the dcp2 gene encoding m7GpppN-mRNA hydrolase isoform X2: MFSTNMETKRVEIPSGVLDDLCSRFILHIPSEERDNAIRVCFQIELAHWFYLDFCMQNTPGAPHCGIRDFAKAVFHHCPFLLPHGEDVQKILEQWKEYKMGVPTYGAIILDEALENALLVQGYLAKSGWGFPKGKVNEDEAPHDCAVREVMEETGFDIKNRICKDMYIEQKITDQVVRLYIIPGVSKDTKFNPKTRKEIRNIEWFPIEKLPCHRNDMTPKSKLGLAPNRFFMAIPFIRPLREWIGRLRGESTDSDEDFANNGNTPGKPSDNARSKSRRLAGNEAFPGDGWAKHKQQKALGQLSQYELNQNPSLKGNVKKCQDSSCVKKGANDNGANNQQKEDKRLQPRRLQDSFDRDLAPSSSSGPQTVHSRDSEHLLSSTAFLNFKFDRDAIMTCFDY; the protein is encoded by the exons ATGTTTTCAAccaacatggaaacaaaaaGAGTGGAGATTCCCTCTGGCGTACTGGACGATCTTTGCAG CCGGTTCATCCTGCACATCCCCAGTGAGGAGAGGGACAACGCTATCCGGGTGTGCTTCCAGATCGAGCTGGCCCACTGGTTCTACCTGGACTTCTGCATGCAGAACACCCCAGGAGCTCCTCACTGTGGGATAAGAGACTTCGCCAAAGCAG TCTTCCATCACTGTCCGTTTCTGTTGCCTCATGGAGAAGATGTTCAGAAAATCCTGGAACAGTGGAAGGAGTACAAGATGGGTGTACCTACTTATGGAGCAATCATTCTAGATGAAGCGCTCGAAAAC GCTCTGCTTGTTCAGGGCTACCTTGCAAAGTCCGGCTGGGGCTTTCCAAAGGGGAAAGTTAATGAGGATGAAGCTCCTCATGACTGTGCAGTTCGTGAA GTGATGGAGGAGACAGGCTTTGACATCAAGAATCGCATCTGCAAAGACATGTACATAGAGCAGAAAATCACTGACCAGGTGGTGCGGCTCTACATCATACCAGGAGTCTCGAAGGATACCAAGTTCAACCCTAAAACAAGGAAAGAGATCAGG AACATTGAATGGTTTCCTATTGAGAAGTTGCCATGTCACAGGAATGACATGACCCCAAAGTCTAAACTTGGACTTGCCCCCAACAGATTTTTCATGGCCATTCCATTCATAAG GCCGCTGCGAGAATGGATCGGCAGGCTGAGAGGCGAGTCAACAGACAGCGACGAGGACTTTGCAAACAACGGCAACACTCCAGGCAAACCTTCAGACAATGCTCG gTCAAAATCCCGCCGCCTCGCGGGTAATGAAGCATTTCCAGGAGACGGCTGGgcaaaacacaagcagcagaagGCTCTGGGCCAGCTCAGCCAGTATGAGCTCAACCAG AACCCAAGTTTAAAAGGCAATGTGAAGAAATGTCAGGACTCGTCttgtgtgaagaaaggagcgAATGACAATGGAGCCAACAACCAGCAG AAAGAAGATAAAAGACTTCAACCCAGAAGACTGCAAGACAGTTTTGACAGAG aTTTGGCACCAAGCAGCTCTAGTGGTCCCCAGACAGTCCACAGCAGAGACTCTGAGCATCTGCTGTCCTCCACGGCTTTCCTCAATTTCAAATTTGACAGAGACGCCATCATGACATGTTTTGACTACTGA
- the dcp2 gene encoding m7GpppN-mRNA hydrolase isoform X1, whose product MFSTNMETKRVEIPSGVLDDLCSRFILHIPSEERDNAIRVCFQIELAHWFYLDFCMQNTPGAPHCGIRDFAKAVFHHCPFLLPHGEDVQKILEQWKEYKMGVPTYGAIILDEALENALLVQGYLAKSGWGFPKGKVNEDEAPHDCAVREVMEETGFDIKNRICKDMYIEQKITDQVVRLYIIPGVSKDTKFNPKTRKEIRNIEWFPIEKLPCHRNDMTPKSKLGLAPNRFFMAIPFIRPLREWIGRLRGESTDSDEDFANNGNTPGKPSDNARSKSRRLAGNEAFPGDGWAKHKQQKALGQLSQYELNQNPSLKGNVKKCQDSSCVKKGANDNGANNQQVKTVLKEDKRLQPRRLQDSFDRDLAPSSSSGPQTVHSRDSEHLLSSTAFLNFKFDRDAIMTCFDY is encoded by the exons ATGTTTTCAAccaacatggaaacaaaaaGAGTGGAGATTCCCTCTGGCGTACTGGACGATCTTTGCAG CCGGTTCATCCTGCACATCCCCAGTGAGGAGAGGGACAACGCTATCCGGGTGTGCTTCCAGATCGAGCTGGCCCACTGGTTCTACCTGGACTTCTGCATGCAGAACACCCCAGGAGCTCCTCACTGTGGGATAAGAGACTTCGCCAAAGCAG TCTTCCATCACTGTCCGTTTCTGTTGCCTCATGGAGAAGATGTTCAGAAAATCCTGGAACAGTGGAAGGAGTACAAGATGGGTGTACCTACTTATGGAGCAATCATTCTAGATGAAGCGCTCGAAAAC GCTCTGCTTGTTCAGGGCTACCTTGCAAAGTCCGGCTGGGGCTTTCCAAAGGGGAAAGTTAATGAGGATGAAGCTCCTCATGACTGTGCAGTTCGTGAA GTGATGGAGGAGACAGGCTTTGACATCAAGAATCGCATCTGCAAAGACATGTACATAGAGCAGAAAATCACTGACCAGGTGGTGCGGCTCTACATCATACCAGGAGTCTCGAAGGATACCAAGTTCAACCCTAAAACAAGGAAAGAGATCAGG AACATTGAATGGTTTCCTATTGAGAAGTTGCCATGTCACAGGAATGACATGACCCCAAAGTCTAAACTTGGACTTGCCCCCAACAGATTTTTCATGGCCATTCCATTCATAAG GCCGCTGCGAGAATGGATCGGCAGGCTGAGAGGCGAGTCAACAGACAGCGACGAGGACTTTGCAAACAACGGCAACACTCCAGGCAAACCTTCAGACAATGCTCG gTCAAAATCCCGCCGCCTCGCGGGTAATGAAGCATTTCCAGGAGACGGCTGGgcaaaacacaagcagcagaagGCTCTGGGCCAGCTCAGCCAGTATGAGCTCAACCAG AACCCAAGTTTAAAAGGCAATGTGAAGAAATGTCAGGACTCGTCttgtgtgaagaaaggagcgAATGACAATGGAGCCAACAACCAGCAGGTGAAGACTGTCTTA AAAGAAGATAAAAGACTTCAACCCAGAAGACTGCAAGACAGTTTTGACAGAG aTTTGGCACCAAGCAGCTCTAGTGGTCCCCAGACAGTCCACAGCAGAGACTCTGAGCATCTGCTGTCCTCCACGGCTTTCCTCAATTTCAAATTTGACAGAGACGCCATCATGACATGTTTTGACTACTGA